The proteins below are encoded in one region of uncultured Eubacteriales bacterium:
- a CDS encoding Two-component response regulator: MLKVLVVEDEEMLRKGIVLAVDWAALDCVVVGEAANGEEALEEIERYEPSLIITDLHMPKMGGIEMLQKLRERGDKAFAIILTAYDSFAYAQSALRLGAVDFLLKPFHDGELEKSIMAVQKRLKNGGDALTLLTSGMKKGDKSRYVLEAMNYIGEHYNDPNITVGVIAQSLGISEGHLSHIFKKETDYTLLNYLTRHRVHKSMELLKIGRLKVYEVADKVGYRDITYFSTTFKKLVGISPSEYQDTCR; the protein is encoded by the coding sequence ATGCTGAAGGTTTTGGTTGTTGAGGACGAGGAAATGCTCCGAAAGGGAATCGTGCTGGCGGTGGACTGGGCCGCGCTGGACTGCGTGGTGGTGGGCGAGGCCGCCAATGGGGAAGAGGCGTTGGAGGAGATAGAGCGGTATGAGCCTTCCCTGATCATCACAGATCTGCATATGCCTAAAATGGGCGGCATTGAGATGCTGCAGAAACTGCGGGAGAGGGGGGACAAGGCCTTCGCCATCATCCTGACGGCCTATGACAGCTTTGCCTATGCCCAGAGCGCCCTGCGCTTGGGGGCGGTGGACTTTTTACTGAAACCGTTCCACGACGGGGAGCTGGAGAAGTCGATCATGGCGGTACAAAAACGGCTGAAGAACGGCGGGGACGCGCTTACGCTATTAACTTCCGGAATGAAAAAGGGGGATAAGAGCCGGTATGTGCTGGAGGCCATGAACTATATCGGGGAGCACTACAACGACCCCAACATCACCGTGGGCGTTATCGCGCAGTCCCTGGGTATCAGCGAAGGGCACCTGAGTCATATTTTTAAAAAGGAGACCGACTATACCCTTCTCAATTACCTGACCCGGCACCGCGTACACAAGTCCATGGAGCTGTTGAAAATCGGCCGGCTGAAGGTGTATGAGGTAGCCGATAAGGTGGGGTACCGGGACATTACTTATTTTTCGACCACGTTCAAAAAGCTGGTGGGCATCAGCCCGTCCGAGTATCAGGATACCTGCAGATGA
- a CDS encoding putative lipoprotein (Evidence 3 : Function proposed based on presence of conserved amino acid motif, structural feature or limited homology) has product MKRIVALLLAVSMSLTLVSCGSTSGGSTTTPQASGTSPSPSPSSTPTPTPENLTATQKIIQEAQSMTMEELAKKAIEESNGKMFYGVGNSSRGKSALPLFIEYLQSVDPSYSMEFEWQQPKNNKIFDQLTADSLKGTGTFAMTLIQDGNQIQSKMVQTGILDTFIPKDWADSNGTTAEMYNGFLPLQTLNKVFLYNNAGSKSYDNCWDFVAEGAHGLFMDIDSEIVGKNFLYMLTRDDYAAWLKEAFEALPAEDQAYFQPTINDMAADAADLGLGADGKYALAWIKLWVESYNAQTDDGPICNTLVDKSAADQFGLLVYSKLRSVEESSSVSVNNVNVAAYDDGYQGIGGFGYCHYLFVTDNSPLPWTACAFLAYMTCTADGFSAWGKDMGGYSSNPTVAAENEETYHHQTGGMAEDGTTVEFPAKNDRGYDWWTTDGKLVLEDPEYCADVAFTVGSWVEMLTKYSAG; this is encoded by the coding sequence ATGAAACGGATCGTAGCTCTACTTCTGGCAGTATCCATGTCCCTCACGCTGGTCTCTTGCGGCAGCACGTCGGGGGGGAGCACCACCACACCTCAGGCAAGCGGCACTTCTCCCAGCCCAAGCCCAAGCAGCACTCCCACCCCCACCCCTGAAAACCTAACTGCTACCCAGAAAATCATCCAGGAAGCTCAGAGCATGACCATGGAAGAGCTTGCTAAGAAAGCCATCGAGGAGTCCAACGGCAAAATGTTTTACGGCGTCGGCAATTCTAGCCGCGGCAAGAGCGCTCTGCCTCTGTTCATCGAGTACCTCCAGAGCGTTGACCCCAGCTACAGCATGGAGTTCGAGTGGCAGCAGCCCAAGAACAACAAGATTTTCGACCAGCTCACCGCCGATTCGCTGAAGGGCACCGGCACTTTCGCCATGACCCTGATCCAGGATGGAAACCAGATCCAGTCCAAGATGGTTCAGACCGGTATCCTGGACACCTTCATCCCCAAGGACTGGGCGGATTCCAACGGCACCACTGCCGAAATGTACAACGGTTTTCTCCCCCTTCAAACGCTGAACAAGGTTTTTTTGTACAACAATGCCGGTTCCAAGTCATATGACAACTGCTGGGACTTTGTGGCCGAGGGCGCGCACGGCCTATTCATGGACATCGACTCCGAAATCGTGGGCAAAAACTTCCTCTACATGCTGACCCGTGACGACTACGCCGCCTGGTTGAAGGAGGCCTTCGAGGCCCTGCCCGCCGAGGATCAGGCATACTTCCAGCCCACCATCAACGACATGGCGGCCGATGCCGCCGACCTCGGCCTGGGCGCCGACGGCAAGTACGCCCTGGCCTGGATTAAGCTGTGGGTAGAGTCCTACAACGCGCAGACCGACGACGGCCCCATCTGCAATACGCTGGTCGACAAGTCCGCCGCCGATCAGTTCGGCCTGCTTGTGTACTCCAAGCTGCGCTCCGTAGAGGAGTCCAGCTCCGTGTCCGTCAACAACGTCAACGTGGCCGCCTATGACGACGGCTATCAGGGCATCGGCGGCTTTGGCTACTGCCATTACCTGTTCGTCACCGACAACAGTCCCCTCCCCTGGACCGCATGCGCCTTCCTCGCCTATATGACCTGCACCGCCGACGGTTTCTCCGCCTGGGGCAAAGACATGGGCGGCTACAGCTCCAACCCCACCGTGGCCGCTGAGAACGAAGAGACTTACCACCACCAGACCGGCGGCATGGCCGAGGACGGCACCACCGTGGAATTCCCCGCCAAGAACGATCGGGGCTACGACTGGTGGACCACCGACGGCAAGCTCGTCTTGGAGGACCCCGAATACTGCGCCGACGTGGCTTTCACCGTGGGCAGCTGGGTCGAGATGCTAACCAAGTACAGCGCCGGCTAA
- a CDS encoding putative permease (Evidence 3 : Function proposed based on presence of conserved amino acid motif, structural feature or limited homology), translated as MKNSTKRPGNEALFQLNGKPSVGVALPQALQHILAMLVGNITPPMLIAARLGLPESDKIILVQAAMLIGGITTLLQLYPIFGFGMGLPNVMGVAFAYMPILTAIGMSALNAPGGTPEIAIATIFGAQLAAAFLSIFIGMAMGKIRKFFPPIVSGTVVLSIGLSLYGTAINYMAGNTGSAADEAVRATFGQPRFWILALITLAVTLACNLYGKGYVKVSGMLIGIGVGYIVALVWGMASGNSMIDFGKIASAEWIAAPRFLKWGLRFDAGAIISMVLMYIVQAVQTIGDVSSTAIGGFGRESTDHELGGAIKGQGICGMLGACIGGLPTDPYSQNVGLIVTTKVVSKRVFALVGGIIIAAGFLPKFGAVMTTIPYPILGGATMVVFAAITMSGIQLISEQPLNYRNRIIVGVSLALGVGIYMVPSSLQHAPQMVRDIIGSSPIVLSFLVVFFLNLIVPKDDTPEE; from the coding sequence ATGAAAAACAGCACGAAAAGGCCAGGCAATGAGGCCCTGTTCCAGCTTAACGGCAAGCCGTCCGTCGGCGTTGCTCTGCCCCAGGCCCTGCAGCATATTCTGGCCATGCTGGTGGGCAACATCACACCCCCCATGCTGATCGCGGCCAGACTGGGTCTGCCCGAATCGGACAAGATCATCCTGGTCCAGGCCGCTATGCTTATCGGCGGCATTACCACATTGCTCCAGCTTTACCCCATCTTCGGTTTCGGCATGGGGCTGCCCAATGTCATGGGCGTGGCGTTCGCCTATATGCCTATCCTGACCGCCATTGGCATGTCGGCGCTCAATGCTCCCGGCGGCACGCCCGAAATTGCCATCGCCACCATTTTCGGCGCACAGCTTGCCGCGGCTTTCCTGTCGATCTTCATCGGCATGGCCATGGGCAAGATACGTAAGTTTTTCCCGCCCATCGTCAGCGGCACCGTGGTGCTGAGCATCGGCCTCTCCCTGTATGGCACAGCCATCAACTACATGGCGGGCAATACCGGCAGCGCTGCCGACGAGGCAGTACGTGCCACCTTCGGTCAGCCCCGTTTCTGGATCCTTGCTCTGATTACCCTGGCCGTCACTCTGGCCTGCAACCTCTACGGCAAGGGCTATGTTAAGGTGTCCGGCATGCTGATCGGCATCGGCGTGGGCTACATCGTGGCTCTGGTCTGGGGCATGGCTTCGGGCAATTCCATGATTGACTTCGGGAAGATCGCCTCGGCCGAGTGGATCGCCGCCCCTCGTTTTCTCAAGTGGGGGCTCCGCTTTGATGCCGGCGCCATCATCTCCATGGTGTTGATGTATATCGTCCAGGCCGTGCAGACCATCGGCGACGTGTCCTCCACCGCTATCGGAGGCTTTGGCCGCGAGTCCACCGACCATGAGCTGGGCGGCGCCATCAAGGGCCAAGGCATCTGTGGCATGCTGGGTGCCTGCATCGGCGGCCTGCCCACCGACCCGTACAGCCAGAACGTGGGCCTTATCGTCACCACCAAGGTGGTGTCCAAGCGGGTCTTCGCACTGGTGGGCGGCATTATCATTGCCGCCGGTTTCCTGCCCAAGTTCGGCGCGGTGATGACCACCATCCCCTACCCCATCCTGGGCGGAGCGACCATGGTGGTTTTCGCGGCCATCACCATGTCGGGTATTCAGCTCATTTCTGAGCAGCCCCTCAACTACCGCAACCGTATTATCGTTGGCGTGTCCCTGGCGCTGGGCGTGGGCATCTACATGGTCCCCAGCTCTCTCCAGCATGCGCCTCAGATGGTGAGGGACATCATCGGCAGCTCCCCCATCGTGCTCTCCTTCCTGGTGGTCTTCTTCCTCAACCTGATCGTTCCCAAGGACGACACGCCCGAGGAATAA
- the sap gene encoding S-layer protein Sap has protein sequence MKGKKLLSWVLAAALCLPGFTLPAMAASFPDVVGHWAVDRIDDAVAKGIFVGIEGKFVPDRTITASEVLAVCARITVDSETRTDIGADRADQIKGLMGDEQSWFHKEYAVCLEAGILTYAELKELYQSGALTQPIAKEDFALYLVRAMQLEPMTKSLTSYNLSFTDKKDITSGLEPYIYVLNMYSIITGTDKGEFQPKSNVDRAVAATMLSKATDFMKENGTSVELPEYADYDNWEAGTIVSATAGDKGVILLTLANELSGAKTVSLSSNTPIYENSMLADKSLLKAGAYARVNEDADGGAISVRLSGSVQIYTGSVVGISADAIMLSVNGVTKTMSYDRFTEVQVGGKVGDRSLIDLDAGYTNAACRVDQLGHMVAMTLTGGTHQEEGLVSSVESIATGGTTLTISGFDGQLQKYTVSTGAAVTANGLALSSATIGSSYVGCYVALRVSNDNASSVASAALDTATKYVQGAVKSTAVDSGVNTVTLTDLSTSKATTYKVASGATFYYQDAAITYGGIQKDWFVTVRISGGELAAMWAYPGSSITEGTISGITFPSGTTKQIISVTKADGSIVSFEFNLSGTLPEVKRSSKTSSLDKLRTGDVVKVTSRYNSVTLVEATPQSANLTGTITEITQTTSGVTITVELDSGAGTGTYTVGTSVSVTKSGTTISMYDLRVGYHVAMVASSDQVSSVDVDKATTASNQIAGTIIFVNTADKIITFRANDGTSEGKIVIVSVPTGTTIQDVSGGTISTTSLSKLATGDTLDIYGSYVNDQFKATLIIRK, from the coding sequence ATGAAAGGGAAGAAACTCTTGTCCTGGGTATTGGCCGCGGCACTATGCCTGCCTGGGTTCACCCTGCCTGCCATGGCCGCGTCGTTCCCCGACGTGGTGGGCCATTGGGCAGTCGATAGGATCGACGACGCGGTTGCCAAGGGGATTTTCGTGGGAATCGAGGGGAAATTCGTCCCCGACAGGACCATTACCGCCAGCGAGGTGCTGGCCGTCTGCGCCCGCATCACGGTGGACAGCGAGACACGCACCGACATTGGCGCCGACCGAGCCGATCAGATCAAGGGCCTCATGGGTGACGAGCAGTCGTGGTTTCATAAGGAGTACGCCGTCTGCCTGGAGGCCGGAATCTTAACCTATGCCGAGCTGAAGGAGCTCTACCAGTCCGGGGCTCTCACCCAGCCCATCGCCAAGGAGGACTTCGCCCTCTACCTAGTGCGGGCCATGCAGCTGGAGCCCATGACGAAGAGCCTGACCTCCTATAACCTGAGCTTTACCGACAAGAAGGACATTACCTCCGGCCTCGAGCCCTATATCTATGTCCTCAATATGTACAGCATCATCACCGGCACCGACAAAGGCGAATTCCAGCCCAAGAGCAATGTGGACCGGGCTGTGGCTGCCACCATGCTCTCAAAGGCAACCGACTTCATGAAGGAAAACGGCACCAGTGTGGAGCTGCCCGAGTACGCCGACTACGACAACTGGGAGGCCGGCACTATCGTCAGCGCCACGGCGGGGGACAAGGGGGTTATCCTCCTCACCCTGGCAAACGAGCTCTCTGGGGCCAAGACCGTCTCTCTTTCGTCTAACACCCCCATCTATGAAAACAGCATGCTGGCGGACAAGAGTCTGCTCAAGGCAGGCGCTTATGCCCGCGTCAACGAGGACGCGGACGGCGGAGCCATCAGCGTGCGCCTCTCCGGCAGCGTGCAGATTTATACGGGCAGTGTGGTGGGTATCTCGGCGGACGCGATCATGCTCAGCGTGAACGGCGTCACTAAGACCATGAGTTACGACCGCTTTACCGAGGTCCAGGTGGGCGGAAAGGTGGGAGACCGCTCCCTGATCGACCTGGATGCGGGGTATACCAACGCCGCCTGCCGAGTGGATCAGCTGGGCCATATGGTGGCCATGACCCTTACCGGCGGCACCCATCAGGAAGAGGGCCTGGTCAGCAGCGTGGAGAGCATCGCGACCGGCGGTACCACCCTGACGATTTCCGGCTTTGATGGACAGCTCCAGAAGTATACCGTGTCCACCGGCGCGGCCGTCACCGCCAATGGGCTTGCCCTCTCATCCGCTACCATCGGCTCCAGCTATGTGGGCTGCTATGTGGCCCTCCGGGTTTCTAACGACAACGCCAGCAGCGTGGCCTCTGCCGCGCTGGACACCGCCACCAAGTACGTTCAGGGCGCGGTTAAGAGTACCGCTGTGGACAGCGGGGTCAACACCGTCACCCTCACCGATCTCTCCACCAGCAAGGCCACGACTTATAAGGTGGCTTCCGGCGCGACGTTTTACTATCAGGACGCTGCCATCACCTATGGCGGCATTCAGAAGGACTGGTTCGTAACTGTACGTATCTCGGGCGGGGAGCTGGCCGCCATGTGGGCCTACCCCGGCTCCAGCATCACCGAGGGCACCATCTCCGGCATCACCTTCCCCAGCGGCACCACCAAGCAGATTATCTCCGTCACCAAGGCAGACGGCTCTATCGTCAGCTTTGAGTTCAATCTCTCCGGTACTCTGCCTGAGGTCAAGCGCAGCAGCAAGACCAGCTCCCTCGACAAGCTGCGTACCGGCGATGTGGTGAAGGTCACCAGCCGTTATAATTCCGTCACTTTGGTGGAGGCCACGCCCCAGAGCGCCAATCTGACCGGCACCATCACCGAGATCACCCAGACTACCTCCGGGGTGACCATCACTGTGGAGCTGGACTCCGGCGCGGGCACCGGGACTTATACCGTGGGTACAAGCGTCTCGGTCACCAAGAGCGGGACGACCATCTCTATGTATGACCTGCGGGTGGGCTACCATGTCGCCATGGTTGCCAGCTCTGATCAGGTTTCTTCCGTCGACGTGGATAAAGCCACCACCGCCAGCAACCAGATTGCCGGCACGATTATCTTTGTCAATACCGCTGACAAAATTATTACCTTCCGTGCCAACGATGGTACCAGTGAGGGGAAGATTGTCATCGTATCCGTACCCACCGGCACCACCATCCAGGATGTTTCCGGCGGGACCATATCCACCACCTCTCTCAGTAAGCTGGCCACCGGCGACACGCTGGACATCTATGGCTCCTATGTGAACGACCAGTTCAAGGCCACCCTGATTATCCGCAAGTAA
- a CDS encoding conserved hypothetical protein (Evidence 4 : Homologs of previously reported genes of unknown function) encodes MNKPVLVVMAAGMGSRYGGLKQLDPVGPHGELIIDYSIYDARRAGFETVIFVIKHEIEADFKAGIGDRLSRVMDVKYAFQEKTDLPEGYAPPADRVKPWGTAQAALAARRLVAGPFAVINADDYYGPEGFQAVYDYLTAHPDGDFCEYAMVGYLVKNTVTEHGHVARGVCVEGAGGYLSDITERTHIEKEGDHAKYTLDGGATWAYLPGDTPVSMNLWGFTHSFLTEAWERFPAFLDSALAENPTKAEYFLPSVVSALIAEGKARVKVLTSHDRWHGVTYQEDKPVVVAAIRSMVDSGLYPDDLWGGNSAVI; translated from the coding sequence ATGAATAAACCCGTTCTCGTCGTCATGGCCGCCGGTATGGGCAGTCGGTACGGCGGGCTCAAACAGCTGGACCCCGTGGGCCCCCACGGGGAGCTCATCATCGACTACTCAATTTACGACGCCCGGCGGGCGGGATTTGAGACCGTCATCTTCGTAATCAAGCACGAAATCGAGGCCGACTTCAAAGCCGGCATCGGCGACCGGCTCTCCCGCGTTATGGACGTGAAGTACGCTTTCCAGGAGAAGACCGACCTGCCTGAGGGCTACGCGCCCCCCGCTGACCGGGTCAAGCCCTGGGGCACTGCCCAGGCAGCCCTGGCCGCCCGGCGCCTGGTGGCCGGTCCCTTCGCCGTCATCAACGCCGACGACTACTACGGCCCCGAGGGGTTCCAGGCCGTCTACGATTACCTGACCGCCCACCCGGACGGTGATTTTTGCGAATATGCCATGGTAGGATATCTGGTCAAAAACACCGTCACCGAGCATGGCCACGTGGCCCGGGGTGTGTGCGTGGAAGGGGCGGGCGGCTACCTCTCCGACATTACCGAGCGCACCCACATCGAGAAGGAAGGCGACCACGCCAAATACACCCTGGACGGCGGCGCCACCTGGGCCTACCTCCCCGGCGATACCCCCGTCTCCATGAACCTCTGGGGATTCACCCACAGCTTTCTCACCGAGGCGTGGGAGCGTTTCCCCGCCTTCCTGGACAGCGCTCTGGCGGAGAATCCCACCAAGGCCGAGTATTTTCTGCCCAGCGTGGTCAGCGCGCTGATCGCCGAGGGCAAAGCTCGGGTCAAGGTCCTCACCAGCCACGACCGCTGGCACGGCGTAACCTACCAGGAGGATAAGCCTGTGGTGGTAGCCGCCATCCGCTCTATGGTGGACAGCGGGCTATACCCTGACGATCTATGGGGCGGCAATAGCGCCGTCATATAA
- a CDS encoding Iron ABC transporter substrate-binding protein has protein sequence MGKKALSILVVIALGLQLSGCTTVERQPPLGYAPEEGQRLVIYTSHKEEVWGPIVKEFEERTGIWVDVVSGGTNELLERIAQEGDRPQADVMFGGGVESLESYRESLTPYTCAESESLQEQFRASDDLWTPFSSLPVVLIYNTKLVSAQAVTCWEDLLLPKFRGKIAVADPSVSGSSFTGVVTLLYALGMSQEELRRFASNVDGQQLDNSGAVLTSVANGTDWVGVTLEETALKRIAAGDDIALVYPTDGTSSVPDGSALVHGAPHEENAKRFLDFTVSRDVQQMLAERFYRRSVRLDVEPIRGLNDLEKISLVDYDVGWVSQNRDAILMNWAFYLGSEEEP, from the coding sequence GTGGGGAAGAAAGCGCTGTCTATACTGGTCGTTATAGCTCTGGGGCTGCAGCTGTCGGGATGTACCACGGTAGAGCGCCAACCGCCCCTCGGCTACGCCCCCGAGGAGGGGCAGCGGCTGGTGATCTACACGTCGCACAAGGAAGAGGTGTGGGGGCCGATCGTAAAGGAATTCGAGGAGCGCACGGGTATCTGGGTAGACGTCGTGTCCGGGGGCACGAACGAGCTGCTGGAGCGCATAGCCCAGGAGGGGGACCGCCCCCAAGCCGATGTAATGTTCGGTGGCGGGGTGGAGAGCCTGGAGTCTTATCGGGAGAGCTTAACCCCATATACCTGCGCCGAGTCGGAGAGCCTCCAAGAGCAATTCCGCGCCAGTGACGACCTGTGGACTCCGTTTTCGTCCCTCCCCGTCGTGCTGATCTACAACACCAAGCTGGTGAGCGCTCAGGCGGTCACCTGCTGGGAAGACCTGCTTTTGCCCAAATTCCGGGGGAAGATCGCCGTTGCCGACCCGAGTGTATCGGGTTCCAGTTTCACCGGTGTGGTTACGCTTTTGTACGCGCTGGGTATGAGCCAGGAGGAGCTGCGGCGCTTTGCCTCCAATGTGGACGGGCAGCAGCTGGACAATTCGGGGGCGGTGCTTACCTCGGTGGCGAACGGAACCGACTGGGTAGGGGTCACGCTGGAGGAGACCGCGCTAAAGAGGATTGCCGCTGGGGACGATATCGCGCTGGTCTATCCCACCGACGGCACCAGCTCCGTACCCGACGGCAGCGCTTTGGTACACGGGGCGCCCCATGAGGAGAACGCCAAGCGATTTTTGGATTTCACCGTGAGCCGGGACGTACAGCAGATGTTGGCGGAGCGGTTTTACCGCCGCTCCGTCCGCCTTGACGTTGAGCCGATCCGAGGACTCAACGATTTGGAAAAGATATCATTGGTGGACTACGACGTGGGCTGGGTCAGCCAAAACCGGGACGCTATCCTCATGAATTGGGCGTTTTACCTTGGGAGCGAGGAGGAGCCATGA
- a CDS encoding putative two-component sensor kinase YesM (Evidence 3 : Function proposed based on presence of conserved amino acid motif, structural feature or limited homology) translates to MRKLLSRSFRGRLFGAFLVVSLIPLLICSMMLLQIFRLRLTDTARSETKDHLSNVLHTMDTLYDGFFSVDTALQGNPLVAEALLGNDGEDTQVYSQLFSATEGLRSYAQFDLYDLKGNWRYSTQSVSVQRQLPTNWGVLQRAAQEKTLTFVKSDDITATDEPLLQGAVLLTGTESDPVGYLVISMYHANLRQLLEGTYGTQNNLILLSRYWRPIYCAQPSLAVSIAPELRARLLAGESLDGVSGDFLYSVEYHQPTGMYLVLRRPQVFTQDTMGLLYTVSLSSALVCIAVSVLMSLKLSQQMFRPIERLHTAIEEVGHNNLDVYVAPTQDDELGELARRFNGMVVALKHNQEELVENQRELNKAQIRMLQAQLNPHFLCNTLDTMKWISKINQMPQVALMSTSLADILRFCISPDEFVPLRREVETLERYIEIQKIRLSSSFSFEVELPMELEDCLVPKMVLQPIVENAILHGLEGMEQGKIRVEAKRAETGLLQIVVADNGCGIPQEMTGPYSGQSREKARGHLGLYNVDTILLKHYGEGFGLFLENRSDETGAMVTATLPIRNEEDNVC, encoded by the coding sequence ATGAGAAAATTACTGTCCCGCTCCTTTCGCGGCAGGTTGTTTGGGGCGTTCCTGGTTGTCTCCCTAATTCCGCTGCTGATCTGCTCAATGATGCTTTTGCAGATTTTTCGCCTTCGCCTCACGGACACCGCGAGGAGCGAGACGAAGGACCATTTAAGCAATGTGCTCCATACGATGGACACCCTATACGACGGTTTTTTCAGCGTAGATACCGCGCTCCAGGGCAATCCCCTGGTAGCTGAGGCCCTGCTGGGGAACGACGGAGAGGACACCCAGGTCTACAGCCAGCTGTTCAGCGCGACGGAAGGACTGCGCAGCTATGCGCAGTTTGACCTGTATGACCTGAAGGGCAACTGGCGCTATTCTACGCAGAGCGTATCCGTCCAGCGGCAATTGCCGACCAACTGGGGGGTACTGCAGCGGGCCGCTCAAGAAAAGACGCTCACCTTCGTAAAGAGCGACGACATCACCGCCACGGACGAGCCGCTGCTCCAGGGTGCGGTACTCTTAACAGGGACGGAAAGCGACCCGGTGGGCTATCTGGTGATCAGCATGTACCACGCGAACCTCCGCCAACTGCTGGAGGGCACCTACGGCACCCAGAACAATCTGATCCTCCTCAGCAGATACTGGCGGCCGATCTACTGCGCCCAGCCCTCCCTGGCTGTTTCCATAGCGCCGGAGCTGCGGGCGCGGCTGCTTGCCGGGGAATCCCTGGATGGGGTCTCGGGAGACTTTTTGTACAGTGTGGAGTACCATCAGCCCACAGGGATGTATCTGGTGCTCCGGCGGCCCCAAGTCTTCACCCAGGATACCATGGGCCTTTTGTACACGGTCAGCCTGTCCAGCGCGCTAGTGTGCATCGCCGTCTCCGTTCTTATGAGCCTGAAATTGAGCCAGCAGATGTTCCGCCCCATTGAGCGGCTTCATACGGCGATCGAAGAGGTGGGCCACAACAACCTGGATGTTTATGTGGCGCCTACTCAGGATGACGAACTGGGAGAGTTGGCGCGGCGGTTCAATGGCATGGTGGTGGCGTTAAAGCACAATCAGGAGGAGTTGGTGGAAAATCAGCGGGAATTGAACAAGGCCCAGATCCGTATGTTGCAGGCCCAGCTCAACCCTCATTTTTTATGCAATACCCTGGACACCATGAAGTGGATCAGCAAGATCAATCAAATGCCTCAGGTGGCGCTGATGTCAACAAGTCTGGCGGATATTCTCCGTTTCTGCATTTCGCCGGATGAATTTGTTCCTCTGCGACGAGAAGTGGAAACCCTGGAGCGATATATTGAAATTCAAAAGATTCGATTGTCCAGCTCGTTTTCCTTTGAAGTGGAGCTGCCCATGGAGCTGGAGGACTGCCTGGTGCCCAAAATGGTCCTCCAGCCAATAGTGGAAAACGCGATCCTCCACGGCTTGGAGGGAATGGAGCAGGGGAAAATCCGGGTGGAGGCCAAGCGGGCGGAAACCGGGCTGCTACAGATTGTGGTGGCGGATAACGGCTGCGGCATCCCCCAAGAGATGACGGGACCCTATTCGGGACAGAGCCGGGAAAAGGCCAGGGGGCATCTGGGGCTATATAATGTAGATACGATTTTATTGAAACATTATGGAGAAGGTTTCGGGCTGTTTTTAGAAAATCGATCTGATGAAACGGGAGCCATGGTGACGGCTACACTGCCTATCCGAAACGAGGAGGACAACGTATGCTGA